In Desulfuromonadaceae bacterium, the DNA window TTACCGAGAAGACCTACAGTTACAATGTCGCCGCGCTGGTCCGCGCGTTGACTGCCGATTGGCCCGAGAATGATCAGCTGTTGATTACCGGCCTGCCGGTGGCTGAAGACACGTTCGGGATTGAAATGCTGGTGCAGATGGCGACGTCGGCACCGCTGGCCGGTCTGATGATCTTTTTGCTGCTGCTGTTTTTCTTTCGCAAGCTGTTGCTGGTCATTGCGCCGATGCTGGTGGCGGTGGTGAGTGTTGTCTGTACCATGGGACTGTTGATCGGACTCGGGTACGACGTGCATATCATGAGTTCGATGATCGCCATCTTTCTGATGCCGATCGCGGTCGCCGACGCGGTTCACATCCTCAGTGAATTTTTCGATCTCTACCCGCGCTTTGGTAATAAAAGAGAGACCGTACGTTATGTCATCGGCCACCTGTTCCGGCCCATGCTTTTTACCACTCTGACGACGATGGCCGGGTTTGCATCGTTGGCAACCACGCCCATCCCGCCGGTGCAGGTATTCGGTTTGCACGTGGCATTCGGTGTCGCTGTCGCCTGGCTGCTGAGCATGACGCTGATCCCCGCATACATCATGCTCGCCGTGCCGGAATCGCGGCTGCAAAGCCTTGTGCCGCACGAAGGAGCTGGCGCTGTGAAGTCCGGTTCGATGAGCCGCAGTCTGGTGTGGCTTGGTCGTTTCAGTTGTCAGCAGTGGAAGCTGATCATCGTGATGACCCTGGCGATCCTCGCTGTCTCGGCTTACGGCATAAATCGTATTCAGGTGAACGACAATCCGGTCAAATGGTTCTCCCCCGAGCACCCGATCCAGGTTGCTGACCGGGTGCTTAACAAGCACTTTGGGGGGACGTACACCGCCTATCTGACCTTCAGTGCGGTGCGGCCTGATCAATGTAGCTGTGAAGAGAAAACCGGGTTGCTGGCGGTGGCTGTCAAGGAACGTTTCGGCACCATCTTCCCTGAGGCCACCGCAGAATTCCTTGCAGTTCTTAGCCAACTGCGCAGTCATTATACAACTGCGGCGGGGAGTAACCCCCAGGAAGTTTTTGTGGAACTGGTCAATGCCGCAAAACGGATTGATGGCGGAGCCACGACTTCGTGGAACGCGCTGGCCGATGAAATCAACTATCTGAACAGCACCGGGTTGACGCTCAACACGTTGCGGCAGCAACTGCGTGGCAGTGCAGGAGTCGGGGATGCAGAGTTGAAAATTCTCTTTGCGCAACTCGACCATTACCGAACATTGCAGGGGGAGCCATTACGCAGCCAGGCGTTACGGATTGCGGACGGATTTGCCAACTTGTCATTCACGGACTTTGTCTTTGAAATGGAGGCGGAGCTCACTGCACCACTTTTCAAACAACCGGAATTGTTGCGTTATATTGAAAAAATCCAGCAACATCTGCTGACCGATGAGATGGTTGGCAAGACCACCTCCGCCGTCGATGCACTGAAAAAAGCGGCCTTTGAGATCAGTTATGTCGCCCCTCCTGAGGGAGCCACTGTTCAGGAACAAGCAGCTTTTGCAATGACCAACAGGCGTCATTTCGCTGTTCCGGACAGTGCGGCGGC includes these proteins:
- a CDS encoding MMPL family transporter, with protein sequence MNLTLTNFSLKRPWLIVALTVIAVIFFGSQFPQVKFDNDPENMLAADEYVRVFHDQVKEKYSLYDFVIVGIVNEEHSDGIFNVETLGRIHRLTNELLHLRQGADGLPLIDLPEEARRIDLTPQSAWQRILNKAFNHDPNRLFDAQGRSAIIGRELIAPSVVDNIKQADLGALKLEYLMERPPTSRAEALTIRDDAMNNPLYSGTLVAEDEKAICLYIPITEKTYSYNVAALVRALTADWPENDQLLITGLPVAEDTFGIEMLVQMATSAPLAGLMIFLLLLFFFRKLLLVIAPMLVAVVSVVCTMGLLIGLGYDVHIMSSMIAIFLMPIAVADAVHILSEFFDLYPRFGNKRETVRYVIGHLFRPMLFTTLTTMAGFASLATTPIPPVQVFGLHVAFGVAVAWLLSMTLIPAYIMLAVPESRLQSLVPHEGAGAVKSGSMSRSLVWLGRFSCQQWKLIIVMTLAILAVSAYGINRIQVNDNPVKWFSPEHPIQVADRVLNKHFGGTYTAYLTFSAVRPDQCSCEEKTGLLAVAVKERFGTIFPEATAEFLAVLSQLRSHYTTAAGSNPQEVFVELVNAAKRIDGGATTSWNALADEINYLNSTGLTLNTLRQQLRGSAGVGDAELKILFAQLDHYRTLQGEPLRSQALRIADGFANLSFTDFVFEMEAELTAPLFKQPELLRYIEKIQQHLLTDEMVGKTTSAVDALKKAAFEISYVAPPEGATVQEQAAFAMTNRRHFAVPDSAAAVGQVFVQLEGMKKKDSLFHLLTRDYSEANLWVQLTSGDNQDMEKVVRDVEQFVAANPPPVDLHIAWAGLTYLNVVWQNKMVTGMMWSLGSSFIVVLVMMMLLFRSPLYGLLSMLPLSVTIALIYGVIGLIGKDYDMPVAILSALTLGMSIDFAIHFLQRARDLQRELGSWQAASTHMFKEPAMAISRNAIVISVGFTPLLLAPLVPYKTVGFFLAAIMAVSWLGTLFLLPALMTPLRRKIFKNEPDA